A genome region from Sphingobium sp. WTD-1 includes the following:
- a CDS encoding TonB-dependent receptor — protein MRHALSLLLASTACIAAPAFAQDMAPAADAAADADSAGIIVFGRGETRQVQEITTRDLVTLTPGTNALKAIEKLPSVNFQSSDPFGSYEWSQRVSIRSFNQNQLGFTFDGIPLGDMSYGNHNGLHITRAISSENIGTVRVSQGSGSLGTQSTGNLGGTVETFSMDPADALGAQGNLTYGSDETWRAFARLNMGSADGIRGYVSYAYGSTDKWKGQGTQDQHMVNAKVVVPVGDGKLDGWLSYSDRREQDYQDMSMDMINRLGWKWDNTSPDYAKAVLYADIGNNRGETGAPVSNAAAGTVYPDNVTSVWDAYYDAAGLREDWLGAIGYSTPLGDHANFKIKGYYHNNSGMGLWATPSVPSPTGGSPLSIRTTEYDMDRIGAFGSVDATIGIQTLEAGAWYENNKFNQARRFYAFKSRTEAGLSFRDYPKNPFATQWEFDFTTDTIQYYVRDKIDLGMLTINLGWKGFKVTNEAEAVVSSSFPEGKIKAEDWFQPHAGFAVELSPEAEIFGGFTQVTKAFASATTTGPFSTNQAGFDQIRDDLKPESSDTYELGLRYNSSRFNGTLGAYLVNFRNRLLAVQVGSPILGLASALQNVGNVRAVGIEAAGNLTLGQGFGLYASYSYTDATYRDDVLNSSDGTLVAAIKGKTVVDSPKHLLRGELNYDQGPLFGRIGANYMSKRYYSYTNDASVDGRVIVDASIGYRITDQIEVQLNASNLFDKKYISTIGSGGFGNSGDAQTLLIGAPQQFFVTLKAGF, from the coding sequence ATGCGCCACGCACTCAGCCTGCTGCTCGCTTCGACCGCCTGCATCGCCGCACCCGCCTTTGCCCAGGACATGGCGCCCGCGGCCGATGCCGCGGCCGATGCAGACAGCGCCGGCATCATCGTCTTTGGCCGGGGCGAAACCCGCCAGGTCCAGGAAATCACCACCCGCGACCTCGTCACCCTGACGCCCGGCACCAATGCGCTCAAAGCTATCGAGAAGCTGCCCAGCGTCAATTTCCAGTCGTCCGATCCGTTCGGCAGCTATGAATGGTCGCAGCGCGTCAGCATCCGCAGCTTCAACCAGAACCAGCTCGGCTTCACCTTCGACGGCATTCCGCTGGGCGACATGAGCTATGGCAATCATAATGGCCTGCACATCACCCGCGCCATCAGCAGCGAGAATATCGGCACCGTCCGCGTGTCGCAGGGCTCCGGCTCGCTCGGCACCCAGTCGACCGGCAATCTGGGCGGCACGGTCGAGACCTTCTCGATGGACCCCGCCGATGCGCTGGGCGCGCAGGGCAACCTCACCTATGGCAGCGACGAGACCTGGCGCGCCTTTGCCCGGCTGAACATGGGCAGTGCGGACGGTATCCGCGGCTATGTCTCCTACGCCTATGGCTCGACCGACAAGTGGAAGGGCCAGGGCACACAGGACCAGCATATGGTCAATGCCAAGGTCGTGGTCCCGGTCGGCGACGGCAAGCTGGATGGCTGGCTGAGCTATTCGGACCGCCGCGAACAGGATTATCAGGACATGTCGATGGACATGATCAACCGCCTGGGCTGGAAATGGGACAATACCTCGCCCGACTATGCCAAGGCGGTTCTCTATGCCGACATCGGCAATAATCGCGGCGAAACCGGCGCACCGGTCAGCAACGCCGCTGCCGGCACCGTCTATCCCGACAATGTGACGTCGGTGTGGGACGCCTATTATGACGCCGCCGGCCTGCGCGAGGACTGGCTGGGCGCGATCGGCTACAGCACTCCGCTGGGCGATCATGCCAATTTCAAGATCAAGGGCTATTACCACAACAACAGCGGCATGGGCCTGTGGGCGACGCCCTCGGTCCCCAGCCCCACCGGCGGTTCGCCGCTGTCGATCCGCACCACCGAATATGACATGGACCGGATCGGCGCGTTCGGCAGCGTCGATGCGACGATCGGCATCCAGACGCTGGAAGCCGGCGCCTGGTACGAGAATAACAAGTTCAACCAGGCCCGCCGCTTCTATGCGTTCAAGAGCCGCACCGAAGCCGGCCTCTCCTTCCGCGACTATCCCAAGAACCCGTTCGCGACCCAGTGGGAATTCGATTTCACCACCGACACGATCCAATATTATGTCCGCGACAAGATCGACCTCGGCATGCTGACGATCAACCTGGGCTGGAAGGGCTTCAAGGTCACCAACGAGGCCGAGGCGGTCGTGTCGAGCAGCTTCCCCGAGGGCAAGATCAAGGCCGAGGACTGGTTCCAGCCCCATGCCGGCTTCGCCGTCGAACTGAGCCCCGAGGCGGAAATCTTCGGTGGCTTCACCCAGGTGACCAAGGCCTTCGCCAGCGCCACCACCACCGGCCCCTTCTCCACCAACCAGGCCGGCTTCGACCAGATCCGCGACGACCTGAAGCCGGAAAGCTCGGACACGTACGAACTGGGCCTGCGCTACAATAGTTCGCGCTTCAACGGCACGCTGGGCGCCTATCTGGTCAATTTCCGCAACCGCCTGCTGGCGGTGCAGGTGGGCAGCCCGATCCTGGGCCTCGCCTCCGCGTTGCAGAATGTCGGCAATGTCCGCGCCGTCGGCATCGAGGCGGCGGGTAACCTGACCCTGGGTCAGGGCTTCGGCCTCTATGCCAGCTACAGCTACACCGACGCCACCTATCGCGACGATGTGCTCAACAGCTCGGACGGCACGCTGGTCGCGGCGATCAAGGGCAAGACCGTGGTCGACAGCCCCAAGCATCTGCTGCGCGGCGAGCTCAATTATGACCAGGGGCCGCTGTTCGGCCGGATCGGCGCCAACTATATGTCGAAGCGCTATTACAGCTACACCAACGATGCGTCGGTCGATGGCCGGGTGATCGTGGACGCCTCGATCGGCTATCGCATCACCGACCAGATCGAAGTGCAGCTCAACGCCAGCAACCTGTTCGACAAGAAATATATCAGCACGATCGGATCGGGCGGCTTTGGCAATAGCGGCGACGCGCAGACGCTGCTGATCGGCGCGCCGCAGCAATTCTTCGTCACCCTCAAGGCGGGTTTCTAA
- a CDS encoding AI-2E family transporter — translation MERQSRHRRTQIEDGVFVALVVLVSIAFALVVEPFFGAILWGVIVAILFIPVNQGLLKLIPGHRNSAALLTLLLIIAIVIVPAIILSIALVQEATALYGQINVGKINIPHMFAQFQAALPDWASIGLRRLGISNFAAVQRLLTDGLTASFRTVAAQAFLIGQSAFSFIIALTVMLYLTFFLLRDGLDLARKLDRAAPLRVLHRRALMRQFVIVIRATIKGSIVVAILQGLIGGLVFGALGISGALLWGVMMGFFSLLPAVGTGLIWAPVAIYLLATGAIWKGLILIFCGMFVIGMVDNLLRPILVGRDTRIPDYVVLITTLGGLQLFGFNGIVIGPVIAALFIAAWQIVIRTRSHEAGAPPLTF, via the coding sequence ATGGAAAGACAGAGCCGGCATCGCCGAACGCAGATTGAGGATGGGGTGTTCGTCGCCCTGGTGGTGCTGGTTTCCATCGCCTTCGCGCTGGTGGTCGAGCCCTTCTTCGGGGCGATCCTCTGGGGCGTGATCGTCGCCATCCTGTTCATTCCGGTGAACCAGGGACTGCTCAAGCTGATCCCCGGCCATCGCAACAGTGCAGCCCTGCTGACGCTGTTGCTGATCATTGCGATCGTGATCGTGCCGGCCATCATCCTGTCGATCGCGCTGGTACAGGAAGCGACCGCGCTCTACGGCCAGATCAATGTGGGGAAGATCAACATTCCCCACATGTTCGCGCAGTTCCAGGCAGCGTTGCCCGACTGGGCGTCGATCGGCCTGCGGCGGCTGGGCATATCGAATTTCGCGGCGGTCCAGCGGCTGCTGACCGACGGCCTGACCGCCAGTTTCCGCACCGTCGCGGCCCAGGCCTTCCTGATCGGCCAGAGCGCCTTCAGCTTCATCATCGCGCTGACGGTGATGCTCTATCTCACCTTCTTCCTGCTGCGCGACGGGCTGGACCTGGCGCGCAAGCTGGACCGCGCCGCGCCACTGCGGGTGCTGCATCGCCGCGCGCTGATGCGGCAATTCGTCATCGTCATCCGCGCCACCATCAAGGGCAGCATCGTCGTCGCCATATTGCAGGGGCTGATCGGCGGACTGGTGTTTGGCGCACTGGGCATTTCCGGCGCGCTGCTGTGGGGCGTGATGATGGGCTTCTTCTCGCTGCTGCCGGCCGTCGGCACCGGCCTCATCTGGGCGCCGGTGGCGATCTACCTGCTGGCGACCGGCGCGATCTGGAAGGGGCTGATCCTGATCTTCTGCGGCATGTTCGTGATCGGCATGGTCGACAATCTGCTGCGCCCGATCCTGGTCGGCCGCGACACCCGCATCCCCGACTATGTGGTGCTGATCACGACGTTGGGCGGGCTGCAACTGTTCGGCTTCAACGGCATCGTCATCGGACCGGTGATCGCCGCCCTGTTCATCGCGGCCTGGCAGATCGTGATCCGCACCCGCTCCCACGAAGCGGGCGCGCCACCGCTCACCTTCTAG
- a CDS encoding YceI family protein — MPQRYSLAAITLHWAIAALLAFQIAVGWALGSLGARGFALFQLHKSIGITVLLLTLLRIAVRWWKPRPAKLEGGWQGALASGVHVGLYAFMLGAPLTGWALVSTAKVKVPTLFFGVIPLPHLPLPMASHGLAEGGHSLLAWIGIALVALHVAGALRHHVLMRDGLIWRMVPGRSTALLIGLPALILVGFLLGRAILPGSAPAAPQAPAANAVEAEEAPAEDNAVEAASNASDNAAAPAANETAAVTEEPAGPPPAWAVQPGGKIGFAVGNSGETISGSFSKWTAKIVMDPEHPESADIKVTIDMASASVGDAYKDGMLPGDEFFGSAAHPTATFVAKGAEKSGINAYRAHGTLTLKGVAKPQAIRFTLSGSGTSRKVSGSASVARLPFGVGNGDSSTGLDPKVMVTFSFDAKTQ; from the coding sequence ATGCCGCAGCGTTACAGCCTGGCCGCCATCACCTTGCATTGGGCGATCGCCGCCCTGCTCGCCTTCCAGATTGCCGTCGGCTGGGCGCTGGGCAGTTTGGGCGCGCGCGGCTTTGCGCTGTTCCAGTTGCATAAGTCGATCGGCATCACCGTGCTGCTGCTGACCCTGCTGCGCATCGCCGTGCGCTGGTGGAAGCCGCGCCCGGCCAAGCTGGAGGGCGGCTGGCAGGGCGCGCTCGCTTCCGGCGTCCATGTCGGCCTCTATGCCTTCATGCTGGGCGCGCCGCTGACCGGCTGGGCGCTGGTTTCGACCGCCAAGGTCAAGGTGCCGACGCTGTTCTTCGGCGTCATTCCCCTGCCCCATTTGCCGCTGCCAATGGCAAGCCATGGCCTGGCCGAAGGCGGTCACAGCCTGCTCGCCTGGATCGGCATCGCGCTGGTCGCGCTTCATGTCGCGGGTGCTCTGCGCCACCATGTGCTGATGCGCGACGGGCTGATCTGGCGGATGGTGCCGGGCCGCTCGACCGCGTTGCTGATCGGCCTGCCTGCGCTGATCCTCGTCGGCTTCCTGCTGGGCCGGGCGATCCTGCCGGGTTCTGCGCCGGCCGCACCGCAAGCCCCCGCCGCCAACGCCGTCGAAGCGGAAGAGGCGCCTGCCGAAGACAATGCCGTCGAAGCCGCCAGCAATGCGAGCGACAATGCCGCCGCCCCGGCTGCGAACGAAACCGCCGCCGTCACCGAAGAACCTGCCGGCCCGCCGCCCGCATGGGCCGTGCAACCCGGCGGTAAGATCGGCTTTGCCGTCGGCAACAGCGGCGAGACGATCAGCGGCAGTTTCTCGAAATGGACCGCGAAGATCGTGATGGACCCCGAACATCCCGAAAGCGCCGACATCAAGGTGACGATCGACATGGCATCGGCCAGCGTCGGCGACGCCTACAAGGACGGCATGCTGCCGGGCGACGAATTCTTCGGCAGCGCCGCCCACCCGACCGCGACCTTCGTGGCCAAGGGTGCGGAGAAGAGCGGCATCAACGCCTATCGCGCCCATGGCACGCTGACGCTGAAGGGCGTGGCCAAGCCGCAGGCGATCCGCTTCACCCTGTCGGGCAGCGGCACAAGCCGCAAGGTCAGCGGATCGGCCAGCGTCGCCCGCCTGCCCTTTGGCGTGGGCAATGGCGACAGCAGCACCGGTCTTGATCCCAAAGTGATGGTGACCTTCAGCTTTGACGCCAAGACGCAATAA
- a CDS encoding aminotransferase class IV, protein MSVADGRYDLLETMAFDPHEGVRLLELHLGRLKDSAQALGFAFDRHSVRNELQAATFRLRELSRVRLLVSRQGSVSIEVREHRTWPKAIMQVKVVPRLAAATDPRLEHKTTDRSLYRDALQRGGTYEVLMTDEQGYLTEGCFSSIFVERGDKLVTPPASRGLLRGILRQSLLDMGEAVEGDLRIHDLERGFFIGNASRGMVAASLVR, encoded by the coding sequence ATGTCGGTGGCTGACGGACGATATGATCTGCTCGAGACCATGGCCTTCGATCCGCATGAGGGCGTGCGTCTGCTGGAACTGCATCTGGGCCGGCTGAAGGACAGCGCGCAGGCGCTGGGCTTCGCCTTCGACCGCCACAGCGTGCGCAACGAGCTTCAGGCCGCCACTTTCCGCCTGCGCGAACTCAGCCGCGTGCGGCTGCTGGTATCGCGCCAGGGTTCTGTGTCGATCGAGGTGCGCGAACATCGCACCTGGCCCAAGGCGATCATGCAGGTGAAGGTCGTGCCCCGGCTCGCCGCCGCCACGGATCCGCGGCTGGAGCACAAGACCACCGACCGTTCCCTCTATCGTGACGCGCTGCAGCGCGGCGGCACCTATGAGGTGCTGATGACCGATGAACAGGGCTATCTGACCGAAGGCTGCTTCTCCTCCATCTTCGTGGAGCGGGGCGACAAGCTGGTGACGCCGCCGGCCTCGCGCGGGCTGCTGCGCGGAATCCTGCGCCAGAGCCTGCTCGACATGGGCGAGGCGGTGGAGGGCGACTTGCGCATCCATGATCTGGAGCGCGGCTTCTTCATCGGCAATGCGTCGCGCGGGATGGTCGCGGCCTCGCTCGTCCGATAG
- a CDS encoding DUF983 domain-containing protein, whose amino-acid sequence MSDQPPAPTSEPRPFKPALLLGLRSRCPACGEGRLFARFLKPVSACSHCGQRWDGHRADDFPAYIVILLLGHLLVPLMIEVNAALAIPMGWQAVLWPTLAAILALAMIQPAKGAVLAFQWSRRMHGFA is encoded by the coding sequence ATGTCCGACCAGCCCCCTGCCCCGACCAGCGAACCGCGTCCGTTCAAACCGGCCTTGCTGCTGGGACTGCGCAGCCGCTGCCCGGCCTGTGGCGAGGGCAGGCTGTTCGCGCGCTTCCTGAAACCGGTGTCGGCGTGCAGCCATTGCGGTCAGCGCTGGGATGGACATCGGGCCGATGATTTCCCGGCCTATATCGTCATCCTGCTGCTCGGCCATCTGCTGGTGCCGCTGATGATCGAGGTCAATGCCGCGCTGGCCATCCCAATGGGCTGGCAGGCAGTGCTATGGCCGACGCTGGCGGCGATATTGGCGCTGGCGATGATCCAGCCCGCCAAGGGGGCGGTGCTGGCCTTCCAATGGTCCCGCCGGATGCACGGCTTCGCCTGA
- a CDS encoding ectonucleotide pyrophosphatase/phosphodiesterase produces the protein MNKAALLASALLAITPLPALAEPVLLISIDGLRPGDVLEADKRGLALPNLRRFLTDGAHASGVTGVLPTLTYPSHTTLMTGVSPGKHGIVSNNSFDPMQINQGGWYWYAQDVKVPMLWDAAAKAGLSTGNVHWPVSVAARGVRWNLPQIWRTGHADDAQLLDALATPGLKAELERAVGQPYAMGIDESLSGDQNRGRFATALIAAHQPDFLTVYLTALDHEQHGSGPDTPAAKAVLEKIDAIVGDLIAAERKAHPDALIALVSDHGFEATHSGLNLFRPFIDAGLITLGADGKVASWQAMPWIGGGSAAIMLARPDDQMLADKVKALLDKLAANPANGIDRIVDRAAMAKLGGNPQASFTINLKPGFVTDIFRGANAPLVASTPVKGMHGYFPGPANLRATFMAMGPGVKPGKDLGLIDMRAIAPTLAKAMGASLPDAEAAPIDLR, from the coding sequence ATGAACAAGGCCGCGCTGCTTGCCTCCGCCCTGCTCGCCATCACGCCGCTCCCGGCGCTGGCCGAGCCGGTGCTGCTGATCTCGATCGACGGGCTGCGCCCCGGCGACGTGCTGGAGGCGGACAAGCGCGGCCTTGCCCTGCCCAATCTGCGCCGGTTCCTGACCGATGGCGCCCATGCATCGGGCGTCACCGGCGTGTTGCCGACGCTGACCTATCCCAGCCACACCACGCTGATGACCGGCGTGTCGCCGGGCAAGCATGGCATCGTCAGCAACAACAGCTTCGATCCGATGCAGATCAACCAGGGCGGCTGGTATTGGTATGCGCAGGATGTGAAGGTGCCGATGCTGTGGGATGCGGCGGCAAAAGCCGGGCTGTCCACCGGCAATGTCCACTGGCCGGTCAGCGTCGCCGCGAGGGGCGTCCGCTGGAACCTGCCGCAAATCTGGCGCACCGGCCATGCTGACGACGCGCAGTTGCTGGACGCGCTGGCGACGCCGGGCTTGAAGGCGGAGCTGGAGCGGGCAGTCGGCCAGCCCTATGCCATGGGGATCGACGAGAGCCTGTCCGGCGACCAGAACAGGGGCCGGTTCGCCACCGCCCTGATCGCCGCGCACCAGCCCGACTTCCTGACCGTCTACCTCACCGCGCTCGACCATGAGCAGCATGGCAGCGGCCCGGATACGCCGGCCGCCAAGGCCGTGCTGGAAAAGATCGACGCGATCGTCGGCGACCTGATTGCGGCCGAACGCAAGGCCCATCCCGATGCGCTGATCGCGCTGGTCAGCGACCACGGGTTCGAGGCGACGCATAGCGGCCTCAACCTGTTTCGCCCCTTCATCGACGCCGGCCTCATCACTCTGGGCGCGGACGGCAAGGTCGCCTCCTGGCAGGCCATGCCCTGGATCGGCGGCGGGTCGGCCGCGATCATGCTGGCCCGGCCCGATGACCAGATGCTGGCCGACAAGGTGAAGGCGCTTCTCGACAAACTGGCCGCCAACCCCGCCAACGGCATCGACCGCATCGTCGACCGGGCGGCGATGGCGAAGCTCGGCGGCAATCCGCAGGCCAGCTTCACGATCAACCTCAAGCCCGGCTTCGTCACCGACATCTTCCGGGGCGCCAATGCGCCGCTGGTCGCGTCGACGCCGGTCAAGGGGATGCACGGCTATTTCCCCGGACCGGCCAATCTGCGCGCCACCTTCATGGCGATGGGACCGGGGGTGAAGCCGGGCAAGGATCTGGGCCTGATCGACATGCGCGCGATCGCGCCCACTTTGGCCAAGGCAATGGGCGCCAGCCTCCCCGACGCGGAGGCGGCACCGATCGACCTGCGCTGA
- the pabB gene encoding aminodeoxychorismate synthase component I produces MRLPGPTEAFALFDDARVQGAAPARLYRDPVSVIAAWRMEEVQPALDRIAEAREAGLHAAGYISYEAGLALEDRLAPIAHRPPKGGPQAMPLLWFGLFEGCRFIPADGVADLLPDPAAVSVDAPWPLVSEADYRAQFDQVQELIRAGDIYQVNLTFPCELRFAGDPMALYAALRPRAQAGYGGVINIGGHQILSFSPELFFTQVRGQLTARPMKGTAVRDHDPDRDAALATDLARDAKQRAENLMIVDLLRNDLSRVARAGSVIVPDLFKVETYPTVHQMVSTIRGRVLPGLAPVDVLRVLFPCGSITGAPKVRAMEIIDMVEPFARGVYTGAMGWMDPAGDAAFNVAIRTICVEEGSGIGRLGLGSGIVADSDASAEWAECLAKGRFLSLG; encoded by the coding sequence ATGCGCCTGCCTGGTCCCACCGAAGCCTTTGCCCTGTTCGACGATGCGCGCGTCCAGGGGGCAGCGCCCGCGCGGCTGTATCGCGATCCGGTGTCGGTCATCGCGGCCTGGCGGATGGAGGAGGTGCAGCCCGCGCTCGACCGCATTGCCGAAGCGCGCGAGGCCGGTCTGCATGCCGCCGGCTATATCAGCTATGAAGCCGGGCTGGCGCTGGAGGATCGGCTGGCGCCGATCGCGCACCGCCCGCCCAAGGGCGGGCCGCAGGCCATGCCCTTGCTCTGGTTCGGCCTGTTCGAAGGCTGCCGCTTCATCCCGGCCGATGGTGTCGCGGACCTGCTGCCCGATCCTGCGGCGGTCAGCGTCGATGCGCCCTGGCCGCTCGTCAGCGAAGCCGATTATCGCGCGCAGTTCGACCAGGTGCAGGAACTGATCCGCGCCGGCGACATCTATCAGGTCAATCTGACCTTCCCGTGCGAATTGCGCTTTGCCGGCGATCCGATGGCGCTCTATGCAGCGCTGCGCCCGCGCGCGCAGGCCGGCTATGGCGGCGTCATCAACATCGGCGGGCATCAGATATTGTCCTTCTCGCCCGAACTTTTCTTCACCCAGGTGCGCGGGCAACTCACCGCGCGGCCGATGAAGGGCACCGCCGTGCGCGATCATGATCCGGACCGGGATGCCGCCCTGGCGACCGATCTGGCGCGCGATGCCAAGCAGCGCGCGGAAAATCTGATGATCGTCGACCTGCTGCGCAACGATCTGTCACGGGTGGCGCGGGCCGGATCGGTCATAGTCCCCGACCTGTTCAAGGTCGAAACCTATCCGACCGTCCACCAGATGGTCTCCACCATTCGCGGCCGCGTGCTGCCGGGGCTGGCGCCGGTCGACGTGCTGCGCGTGCTTTTTCCCTGCGGATCGATCACCGGCGCGCCCAAGGTGCGGGCGATGGAGATCATCGACATGGTCGAGCCTTTTGCGCGCGGCGTCTACACTGGCGCCATGGGCTGGATGGATCCGGCGGGGGACGCGGCTTTCAATGTTGCCATTCGCACCATTTGCGTCGAAGAAGGAAGCGGTATCGGTCGCCTGGGCCTGGGTTCCGGCATCGTTGCGGATTCGGATGCGTCGGCCGAATGGGCGGAATGCCTGGCCAAGGGGCGCTTCCTGTCGCTGGGATGA
- a CDS encoding pyridoxal phosphate-dependent aminotransferase, producing MSQTSAALGRIQPSATLAMSARVNALKAEGVDVIGLSAGEPDFDTPDFVKEAGIEAIRKNLTRYTDVDGTADVKEAVAFKFKRDNGLIYKRSQISVNSGGKHTLFNALVATVDVGDEVIIPAPYWVSYPDIVNFAGGTPVFIEGPASQGYKITPAQLDAAITPRTKWVMLNSPSNPSGAAYSATELKALGEVLLRHPHVLVMTDDMYEHVWYAPTPFATIAQVCPDLYDRTLTVNGCSKAFSMTGWRIGFAGGPEWIIKAMGKLQSQSTSNPCSISQAAAVAALTGPQDFLEERNAAFKKRRDMVVAMLNDAPGLDCPTPEGAFYVYPDASGVIGKVTPKGQVIDSDEALIGYFLDEAKVAAVHGAAFGLSPAFRISYATSEEVLKTACVRIQEACAALK from the coding sequence ATGAGCCAGACTTCCGCAGCCCTCGGTCGCATCCAGCCCTCCGCCACCCTGGCGATGAGCGCGCGCGTGAATGCCCTTAAAGCCGAAGGTGTGGACGTTATTGGTCTTTCGGCCGGCGAACCCGATTTCGACACCCCCGATTTCGTGAAAGAGGCGGGGATCGAGGCCATTCGCAAGAATCTGACCCGCTACACCGATGTCGACGGCACCGCCGACGTCAAGGAAGCCGTCGCCTTCAAGTTCAAGCGCGACAATGGTCTGATCTACAAGCGCAGCCAGATCAGCGTGAACTCGGGCGGCAAGCACACCCTGTTCAACGCGCTGGTCGCGACCGTCGACGTGGGCGATGAAGTCATCATCCCGGCGCCCTATTGGGTCAGCTATCCCGACATCGTGAACTTTGCCGGCGGCACGCCCGTGTTCATCGAAGGGCCGGCCAGCCAGGGCTACAAGATCACCCCGGCCCAGCTCGACGCCGCGATCACCCCGCGCACCAAGTGGGTGATGCTCAACTCGCCCTCCAACCCGTCGGGCGCGGCCTATTCGGCGACCGAACTCAAGGCGCTGGGCGAGGTGCTGCTGCGTCACCCGCATGTGCTGGTGATGACCGACGACATGTATGAGCATGTCTGGTACGCGCCGACCCCCTTCGCCACCATCGCCCAGGTCTGCCCGGACCTCTATGACCGCACCCTGACGGTCAATGGCTGCTCCAAGGCCTTCTCCATGACCGGCTGGCGCATCGGTTTCGCCGGTGGCCCGGAATGGATCATCAAGGCGATGGGCAAGCTGCAGTCGCAGTCGACCAGCAATCCCTGCTCGATCAGCCAGGCCGCGGCCGTGGCCGCGCTGACCGGGCCGCAGGATTTCCTCGAAGAACGCAATGCCGCCTTCAAGAAGCGCCGCGACATGGTCGTCGCCATGCTGAACGACGCGCCGGGCCTCGACTGCCCGACGCCTGAAGGCGCCTTCTATGTCTATCCCGACGCCAGCGGCGTGATCGGCAAGGTGACGCCCAAGGGTCAAGTCATCGACAGCGACGAAGCGCTGATCGGCTATTTCCTCGACGAAGCGAAGGTCGCGGCCGTCCATGGCGCCGCCTTCGGCCTCTCGCCGGCCTTCCGCATCAGCTATGCGACCTCGGAAGAGGTGCTCAAGACCGCCTGCGTGCGCATCCAGGAAGCCTGCGCAGCGCTGAAATAA
- a CDS encoding thioesterase family protein has protein sequence MAKPESWRFSPDAYRFITSIDTRFQDLDTMGHINNVAISGIFETARIRFHHHMGRHPQEQGVRWLVANVNLNFIEESHFPYPFEVHCAIGHIGRTSWTISSAGFQKGVCVATCDTTVVTHGAEGRRSIDDTLREAMELNFIRKPAE, from the coding sequence ATGGCCAAACCCGAATCCTGGCGGTTCAGTCCCGACGCATATCGCTTCATCACGAGCATTGATACGCGTTTCCAGGATCTCGATACCATGGGCCACATCAACAATGTGGCCATTTCCGGTATCTTTGAAACGGCCCGTATCCGCTTTCATCACCATATGGGCCGCCACCCGCAGGAACAGGGCGTGCGCTGGCTGGTGGCCAATGTGAACCTCAACTTCATCGAGGAATCGCATTTCCCCTATCCGTTCGAGGTCCATTGCGCGATCGGTCATATCGGCCGCACCAGCTGGACGATCAGCTCGGCCGGCTTCCAGAAGGGCGTGTGCGTCGCCACGTGCGACACCACGGTCGTCACCCATGGCGCCGAAGGCCGACGCTCGATCGACGACACGCTGCGCGAAGCGATGGAACTCAACTTCATCCGCAAGCCGGCGGAATAA